Genomic window (Verrucomicrobiia bacterium):
TTGACGTAACGCGCCAGCGCTCCCGGATCGCCGCCGAGGTGGATCTGCCGCCGTTGGCGCGCACCGGCATGCCCGCCCAACGACCCGCGGCGCGGTGGGATCGCGCCACGCAGATGCTGTGGCTGGCCACGGCGGAAGCGTGGTTCCAAGCCGGCTGGGCCACGGCGCCCGACACGCCCCTCGTGCTCGGCACCACCGGAGGCGGCATGGCGCTGGGCGAAGAATACGTGCGGCATGCGTTGCAACACCCCGGCACCCAGCGGCGCCAGGCAACACGGGTGGTGAATTATCAGGCGCAACGCCAGGCCCGCGACGTCGGGCTGGCCCTCGGCGTTCGCGGCCCAATCACCATCATCTCCAATGCGTGCGCCTCCGGCGCCAATGCGATTGGCCATGCGTGGGAGTTGATCCGCAACGGCCGCGCTGAACGGGTGCTGACCGGCGGCTATGATGCGCTGTGCCCGTTGATTTATGCCGGCTTCGATTCGCTGCAGGCCCTGGCTCCGACGCCCTGTCGGCCGTTTGACGCGGAGCGCAACGGACTTTCCCTCGGCGAAGGCGCCGCCGTGCTGGCGTTGGAATCGCTGGCCTCCGCACAGGCGCATGGCGCGGAAATCCTGGGCGAAATCATCGGCTATGCCGCCGCCACGGACGTGCATCACCTGACCCAACCGCATCCGCAAGGCGACGCGGCCTTCATCACCATGACCGAAGCGTGCGCCATCGCCGGCCTCGGGCCCGAAGCGGTGGACTACGTGAACGCGCACGGCACGGCCACTCCGCAGAACGATGCCACCGAAGCTGCCGCCATTAATCGTTGGGCCGGTTCGCGCGCGGCCAACCTGCCGGTCAGCTCGACGAAGGCCAGCGTCGGCCATTTGCTCGGTGCGGCCGGCGCCGTGGAGGCGGTGGTTGCGTTGATGGCCTTGCGCGGTCAATGGCTGCCGCCCGAATCCACCCTCCGCATGCCCGATCCCGCCTGCACTTTTCCCCTAGTGCAACAACCGACCACCGCCCGGGTTAACGTCGTGTTGAGCAACTCGTTCGGCTTTGGTGGCGCCAACGCCACGCTCGTCTTGCGGAGGTGGACATGAGCCACGTCTTCGTGCATGGGTTGGGAGCGGTTTCACCGGCCGGCTGGGGCGTGCCGGCACTGCGTGCCGCGCTGGAACGCGCAGAGCCGGTTCCCCAGACGGATTTGCTGCGCCCCGGCTGGCCCCGGCCATTGCGCGTGCGCGCAGTCCCGCCGCCCCTCACGCGTCCGGCCTTTCTCAGCCATCCGCGTTATCGACGCGCCAGCGTCATCAGTCACCATCCCGTCGCCGCCGCGCTGGAGGCGTTGGGACCGGACGCCGCGCGGGCGCAAGCCGGCGAACTGCGCATCGCCTCCATCCTGTGCATGATGGCCGGCTGCGTCACGTATTCGCGCCGATTCTACGAGGAAGTCCTCCAGGACCCGTCCACGGCGAGTCCGTTGTTGTTTCCAGAAACGGTATTCAACGCGCCCGCGAGCCACCTCGCCGCCTACCTGGGTTCGCGCGCGCCCAGCTATACGATGGTGGGAGATGACACGGTATTTCTGCAAGGGCTGGCGGTGGCCGCCGATTGGCTGGCGGCGGGCAAAGCGGACGGCTGCCTGGTGATCGGCGTGGAGGAAATGGACTGGCTCGTCGGCGACGCGCTGCATCTGTTCGCCCGCGACGCCATCCTCGGCGCGGGCGCGGGCGCTCTCTACCTCCGCCGCGAAGCCCCCGCCGTAAACGCGATCGAGCTGGCCGCCATCACCGACGTTGTTCCTTTTTCGAGCGAGGCCGACCGCGTGAAGGCCGCCCAAGTGGTGCGTCAACAATTACCCCCGGGCAGTCCGCAAGAACTCTGGTGCGGCAGCAGTCAAGGTCGCGTGCGCACGGATCGCGCCGAAAGTGCGGCCTGGCAGGACTGGCCCGGCGCGCGACTGGCGCCCAAACAATGGCTGGGCGAGGCGTTCACCGCAGCGGCGGCCTGGCAATGCGTCGCAGCCTGCGATGCCATCCGGCGCGGCGCAGTCACTGCCGCAAACATCAGCACGCTCGGCGCGAATCAATATGCGGCCGGCGCGCGCTTCACCGCCGGTTCCACCAGCCCAATCGCATGAGCGAAAGAGTTATTCTGATTACAGGCGCCAATGGCGAACTCGGTCTTGCCCTGGCCCGGACTTTTTTGACGGAGTCGCACGAAAACCGCGTCTGGCTCGCGGTGAATCAGCGCCGCGACCAGGCCAGCGCGCTGGCGACCGCACACCCGGAGCGTTGTCAGTTGGTGCCGCTCGACGTCCGCTCGCGTGCGGATTGGAATCGTGCCGTGGCGGAAATTCTGGCACGGCATCAACGCCTGGACGTGCTGGTCAACAACGCCGGCGGGCATCAGGACGCCTTGCTGGCCATGATGAAACCCGAGGCGTGGCGGGACGTTTTAAGCGTCAATCTGGACGGCACCTTTCATGGCTGTCAGGCAGTTCTGCCCACCATGGTGGCCCAGCGGAGCGGACGCATCATCAACATCGCGTCCCTGAGCGCCCTGCTCGCGCCCCCAGGCCAGACCAACTATGCCGCTGCCAAGGCGGGCGTCGTGGCGCTCACACAGTCCCTCGCGAAGGAAGTGGCCCGCCTGGGCATCACGGTGAACGCGGTTTGCCCCGGTTACATCGAAACCGCCGCGCTCGCGACGATGGACGAGACCGAACGGCGGCAGCGGCAGCAGCAGATTCCCATGCGGCGATTTGGGCGGCCCGACGAAGTGGCCGCTGCCGTGCGCTTTCTGGCTTGCCCGGAAGCCGGCTACATTACAGGCTCCGCGCTCAAAATCGACGGCGGAATCCTGTAATGCAAAACTCTGAGGAATTGAAATCGCGAATCCGGCGCGTGCTGGTGGACAACTTGATGCTCCAAATCCAACCGGAAGACATCGCGGATGACACGCCGTTGTTCGGTCCGGAAGGTTTGGGCCTCGACTCGGTGGACGCGCTCCAACTTGTGGTCGCGCTCGACAAACAGTTCGGCCTGAAGATCACCGACCCCAAAGCGGCGAAGGACACCTTGGCCACCATCAACACCATCGCCGCTGCGCTGGCCCTCCTGCCGCCCAAAGCCGCCTGAGCCGGACCACCGGCCCCGCCGCGTTAGACAACAAATTCGAGTTCCTGCCGGTGCGGCAGCAGCCCGCGTTCGTAGGCCGTCCCCAAAAAGCGGCGGATGGATTCCCGGCCCCGGTCACCGTAGTCGAGGGTCCAGTGGTTCACATACATGCCGACGAACTTGTCGGCCAGGTCACGCCCCATGTCGCGGGCGTATTGCAACGCGTGCAGCACCGCTTCGGGCCGGTGATCGAGGCTGAATTGGATGCTGTCGGTCAGAACGCCAGAGATTTTGCGGCGCACGTCCGGAGCAAACCGTTTGTGGATCACGTTCCCGCCGAGCGGCAGCGGCAGGCCGTGGTTCTCCCGTCCCCACCAAATCCCCAGGTCTTCACAAACCTCCAGCCCCTCGTTGCGGTAGGTTAACTGCCCTTCGTGAATGATCAGCCCGACGTCCGCCCGGCCCTCGCGGACCGCCTGAAAGATTTGGTCAAACGGGACAACGATGTAATCAAATCCCTTCGCGGGCTTGCCCAGCCAGAGTTGCAATGCCAGAAATGCGCTGGTCATGGTGCCGGGCACGGCAATCTTTTTCCGCGCCACTTCGTCGCGGGTGAATTTTTGCTTCGCCACCAGCATCGGCCCATAGCCGTCGCCCATGCTCGCGCCGCTGGGCAGCAGCGCGTATTGGTCGCTGACGTAGGCGTAGGCGTGGATGCTAACCGCCGAGATGTCGAGCTCGCCACGCGTGGCCCGCTCGTTCAGCGTCTGAATGTCCTGCAGGATGTGCTCGAAACGGAATCCGTGCGTGGGAATCAGTTCCTTCGCCAGTCCGTAAAACATGAAGGCATCGTCGGGATCCGGCGAATGCCCCAGGGTCAAGGTCGTCTGCGCCATGCGGACAAAATAAGGACGCCCCGCCCGTCTGTCACGACTGATGCGAGGTGTCGCGAGACGGGCGGCGGCACCGCGTCGCAGCGCGTGGCTATTGCTAGACGACCAACACGGAATTCTGGCCGCCAAACGGATTCGGCGTGAATTCCCGGGCGTTCGGGTCCGCGAGCCACTGGCCATCCACCACGAACATGTATTCGTAGCGGCCCGGACCAATGGTGAGATCCTTGATCCACGCGCCATTGCTGGTGCAGCTCGCCTGCTCCGGCTGCCACGAATTGAACGAGCCCGCAACGGCCACGGATTGGGCGCCGGGCCGGGACAACTCCAGCCGCACCTTGGGGGGCTTCGGCGCGGCCGGCTTGGCCGGTTGGGGTTCAACTTTGGCCTTCGTCTGCGGAGCCGCGACGGCGGCGGGTTTGGCGACGACAGGTGGCGCAACTTCCATAATCACCTTGGCCTGCGCGGGGGCCTTGGCTTTCGTTTTCTTGTTTTTGGTCATGACTATCCTGGGTTTCCCGAAATAAATCGGGTGTTCCTGATGTAAAGCAACGCGTGTGCCGGGGCAAATCCGGATTCGTAACAAAACGGTGTCGCGCTGTATTTCAATCACCTGCGGGCCAAAAAACTTTCGCCCGCGCCGGCGGCGGCCTGTCGCTTTCTTCTCACGCTGGTCAAGAAATCCGTGCGCCCGCCGCATTTTCCGCGCAATGCCCTTGCCTCCCCGCGCTCCGAATTTACACTCCGCGCGCCGTGCCGAATCTGAATTCACTCAACCCCCAGCAACGTCAAGCCGCGGAAACCCTTCGCGGGCCGGTGCTCATTCTGGCCGGCGCGGGCACCGGCAAGACGCGCGTCATCACCTTCCGCATCGCCCACATGATCGAGCAGGGCATCGCGCCCGGCAACATCCTCGCCGTCACATTCACCAACAAGGCCGCCCGGGAAATGCAGGAGCGCGTGAACAAGCTCGTGCCCCGCGCGCGGCGCAGCGAACCAGCGGCCAAAAACAAGGAAGACCGCCCGACAATTTGCACCTTCCACTCGCTGTGCGTGCGCATTCTCCGCCAGCACATTGAAAAGCTGGGCTACAAGCGCAATTTCGTCATCTACGACGAGGCCGAAACGCTGAGCGCCGTCAAAAAGGTGCTCTCGCACATCAGTGCGAAGGGCGAAAAAATTGATGCCGCGGCCATCCGGGCGGAACTCAGCAAGCTCAAAAACGCCGGCGGCGCCGCGAATCCCAACCGCGGTCACAGCATCCTCGCCAGCCACATCCTGCCGCGCTACGACTCCGCGCTCCGGGCCTGCAACGCCGTGGACTTTGACGACCTGATCCTGCTGACGCTGAAGCTGTTCAAGGAACATCCCGACGCGCTTGAGGCGTGCCGCGCCCGCTATCGTTACGTGATGGTGGACGAATATCAGGACACCAACGCCGCGCAGTTCCAGCTCGTGCATGCGCTCACCTGCGAGCATCGCAACCTCTGTGTCGTGGGCGACGACGACCAGAGCATCTACGGCTGGCGCGGTGCGGAGATTTCCAACCTGCTCGACATGGAAAAGCACTTTCCCGAGGTAAAGGTCGTGAAGCTCGAGCAGAATTACCGCTCCACCAACACCATTCTGCACGCCGCCAACGCCGTCATCAAGAACAACGCCCGGCGCCGAGGCAAACAGCTCTGGTCCGACAAGGGGCACGGCGCCAAAATCACGCTGCACACGTTCGAGAGCGACGAGGAGGAGGCGCGCACCGTGGTCGAGGAAATCGAATTCCAGCGCCTGGCCCGCCGCGTGCCGTGGGGCAGCCAGGCAATTCTCTTCCGCACGAACCTCCAGTCGCGCCCGCTCGAAATGGCGCTGCGCCAGGCCCGCGTGCGCTACCATCTCATCGGCGGACAAAGCTATTTCGACCGCCGCGAAATTCGTGATTTTCTCGCCTTCCTCAAGGTCATGCTCAATCCGCACGACGACATCAGCCTGCTGCGCATCGCCAACGTGCCGGCGCGCGGCTTGAGTGACGTGACGATGGAGCGCCTGCTCGCGGCGAGCCACGAACGCAAGCAATCCGTTTACGCTGCCCTGCAGAATCCGGTGGTGCAGGCCGGCTTCCAGGCCCGGACCCGGGAAGCCATTGAAGGCTTTGGCGCGCTCATCGAACGCACCCGCACCACCCTGCAAAGCGCCGAGTTCAGCCACGACCCGCAGGCGCTCGAAAAGTGGGCGGAACACTTTCTGAACGGCATCGGTTACTTCGAAGAACTGCGCCGCGGCGAAAAAAATGTGGAAGTCGCCGATGCCCGGGTGCGCAGCGTCAAGGATTTGCTGGCCGACCTCGACGCCCACGCCGAACCCGGCACGCCGCTGCCGGAACGGCTCCAGGCGTTTCTGGAGGAAGTCACGCTCGACAACGAACGCGAAGATGAAAAGGACGAGAAAGTGGGCGACGCAGTGACCCTCATCACGATGCACTCCTGCAAGGGACTCGAATACCCGCATGTTTACATCGTCGGCCTGGAGGACGGGCTGCTCCCGCACTCACGCTCGAAGGTGGAAGGCACACTGGACGAGGAACGCCGGCTGTTTTACGTGGCGGTGACGCGGGCACAGGAGCGGCTGACCATCAGCCATTGCGCCAGCCGCAAAAAATACGGCCAGGCCCTGCCTTGCCATCCCTCGCCCTTCCTCAAGGAAATTCCGCCGGAATTGGTCGAGCACGCGGACGAAAAGAGCAAGGAACCCGTCACCGTCGCCACCGGCAAGAGCATGTTCGACCTGATGCGCGCGGCCATCGAGTAGTCGCGCACTCGGCCGGGGCGCGCCCGCGAAAAACTGATCCGTTCCCTTCAGCAACTCAGGTCACAATCGGGACAACGAACCACGACCGATACTTTTCCCCGGCAGAAAAATCTTCGCCCCCCTTGGAAGCCCGCTACCCGCCCTGCCGCAGAACCCTTCCACACACCCCCGCGCATGGCTATAGCAGTTGGATGAATACTGTAACTGTCCTGACGGCAGCAGCCCCTCACCCCGTCCCTCTCCCCATCCGATGGGGAGAGGGTGGCCGAAGGCCGGGCGAGGGGCAGGCGAATAACCCGACGGCTACGACATAATTTAAACCGCTCCAGCCAACCAACCGCCTGTCGGCGGACCCTTTCGCGGAAGAAACAAACGCGCTTGCCCAGTGCGGGCGGTGCGGGTGAATTGAGCGCGAACCGGAAGGGAAGCTGTAGGCCGGCCGGCCACTGGTGTTTCATTGAACCCATTCAGGAGCTTTGGCCCCGCAGGCGCCGACCCTACCACTGGTGGCGTGCGTGATCCTTGAAGGACGCGGCACGACCCCGATTACGAGATTGATCACTTGCGTTTGGATCCTGCGGCCCGCCTCCGGTTCCACAACTTAATCCGAGCTTTGGCCGCGCGGGACTTTTCCTCGCACCCATGTCCGGCCTTTTTGTGTTGCCGGCAACTTCATCTTCCCAAAACATACCCCGCAAATTCCCCAATAAAACAGGCTTGAGCTCTCATCCTTGTTTCTTACGAGGCGTCACCTTCATCCTCAACGACTGCACTCCAGAATAACCAGAACAATGGTCTGGCGGTCAACCTTGAGCCACACGTTTAAGAATGTGTCCCGAACGGGCTTAGGAGTCAGCATGTAAGCTCTCCATATACTATCGTATTCTTGATGACGTGCGTAAAAGCTCAGAGCAAGACCGTAAGCTAGAATGCAACAAGCGCAAAGAGCAGCGCCCGCGCAGGAAATCTTAGTTACAGTTCGCGTCATAAGCTCACAGTCGCCTAGACAGTATGGCTTTCGATGAGGGTGAAAGCGGTGTCTGCGCTC
Coding sequences:
- a CDS encoding beta-ketoacyl-[acyl-carrier-protein] synthase family protein → MTAATAVPAARPMLFPSPRQTPPARVVVTGAGIVTALGLGWFFNSEGFRTGRSGIRPVTLFDVTRQRSRIAAEVDLPPLARTGMPAQRPAARWDRATQMLWLATAEAWFQAGWATAPDTPLVLGTTGGGMALGEEYVRHALQHPGTQRRQATRVVNYQAQRQARDVGLALGVRGPITIISNACASGANAIGHAWELIRNGRAERVLTGGYDALCPLIYAGFDSLQALAPTPCRPFDAERNGLSLGEGAAVLALESLASAQAHGAEILGEIIGYAAATDVHHLTQPHPQGDAAFITMTEACAIAGLGPEAVDYVNAHGTATPQNDATEAAAINRWAGSRAANLPVSSTKASVGHLLGAAGAVEAVVALMALRGQWLPPESTLRMPDPACTFPLVQQPTTARVNVVLSNSFGFGGANATLVLRRWT
- a CDS encoding SDR family NAD(P)-dependent oxidoreductase, whose product is MSERVILITGANGELGLALARTFLTESHENRVWLAVNQRRDQASALATAHPERCQLVPLDVRSRADWNRAVAEILARHQRLDVLVNNAGGHQDALLAMMKPEAWRDVLSVNLDGTFHGCQAVLPTMVAQRSGRIINIASLSALLAPPGQTNYAAAKAGVVALTQSLAKEVARLGITVNAVCPGYIETAALATMDETERRQRQQQIPMRRFGRPDEVAAAVRFLACPEAGYITGSALKIDGGIL
- a CDS encoding phosphopantetheine-binding protein, which translates into the protein MKSRIRRVLVDNLMLQIQPEDIADDTPLFGPEGLGLDSVDALQLVVALDKQFGLKITDPKAAKDTLATINTIAAALALLPPKAA
- a CDS encoding MqnA/MqnD/SBP family protein: MAQTTLTLGHSPDPDDAFMFYGLAKELIPTHGFRFEHILQDIQTLNERATRGELDISAVSIHAYAYVSDQYALLPSGASMGDGYGPMLVAKQKFTRDEVARKKIAVPGTMTSAFLALQLWLGKPAKGFDYIVVPFDQIFQAVREGRADVGLIIHEGQLTYRNEGLEVCEDLGIWWGRENHGLPLPLGGNVIHKRFAPDVRRKISGVLTDSIQFSLDHRPEAVLHALQYARDMGRDLADKFVGMYVNHWTLDYGDRGRESIRRFLGTAYERGLLPHRQELEFVV
- a CDS encoding glycogen-binding domain-containing protein; its protein translation is MTKNKKTKAKAPAQAKVIMEVAPPVVAKPAAVAAPQTKAKVEPQPAKPAAPKPPKVRLELSRPGAQSVAVAGSFNSWQPEQASCTSNGAWIKDLTIGPGRYEYMFVVDGQWLADPNAREFTPNPFGGQNSVLVV
- a CDS encoding UvrD-helicase domain-containing protein, producing the protein MPNLNSLNPQQRQAAETLRGPVLILAGAGTGKTRVITFRIAHMIEQGIAPGNILAVTFTNKAAREMQERVNKLVPRARRSEPAAKNKEDRPTICTFHSLCVRILRQHIEKLGYKRNFVIYDEAETLSAVKKVLSHISAKGEKIDAAAIRAELSKLKNAGGAANPNRGHSILASHILPRYDSALRACNAVDFDDLILLTLKLFKEHPDALEACRARYRYVMVDEYQDTNAAQFQLVHALTCEHRNLCVVGDDDQSIYGWRGAEISNLLDMEKHFPEVKVVKLEQNYRSTNTILHAANAVIKNNARRRGKQLWSDKGHGAKITLHTFESDEEEARTVVEEIEFQRLARRVPWGSQAILFRTNLQSRPLEMALRQARVRYHLIGGQSYFDRREIRDFLAFLKVMLNPHDDISLLRIANVPARGLSDVTMERLLAASHERKQSVYAALQNPVVQAGFQARTREAIEGFGALIERTRTTLQSAEFSHDPQALEKWAEHFLNGIGYFEELRRGEKNVEVADARVRSVKDLLADLDAHAEPGTPLPERLQAFLEEVTLDNEREDEKDEKVGDAVTLITMHSCKGLEYPHVYIVGLEDGLLPHSRSKVEGTLDEERRLFYVAVTRAQERLTISHCASRKKYGQALPCHPSPFLKEIPPELVEHADEKSKEPVTVATGKSMFDLMRAAIE